The following are encoded in a window of Rosa chinensis cultivar Old Blush chromosome 4, RchiOBHm-V2, whole genome shotgun sequence genomic DNA:
- the LOC112199966 gene encoding polygalacturonase 1 beta-like protein 3, with product MQQHRELSLVTLLSLFSIFFSLNVATASAGAKSVDENPFSPKAYLTRYWNKEVRNDAVGPSFLLSKASPLTAVQSASFTKLASQNALQTKLPEFCSAAKLLCFPDLGQSLEKHERDVSFTGYSERNFTNYGTDRLAGADSFKNYSLDQNLPIDSFRRYSRDSVNHKDKFNNYAADGNVIDESFNSYAAGATSGAGDFKRYADSTNVPNLRFTSYSDDSNGRAQTFTGYSEKANAGQQSFTGYSKNGNGAPNAFTGYGTSSNVAGSDFTGYSQSGNAPNDTFTNYGNDENNPTERFRSYGDGGNGGSEKFSNYRDQANVGLSSFQSYAKNSNSEKVNFVNYGQSFNNGSDSFTGYGKGSKGGSTGFKIYGVNNTFKDYKDKKTTKFTEYSAGEKSSLASKMAASGSLVKRWVEPGKFFRESMIKKGTVMPFPDIKDKMPERSFLPRTISSKLPFATAKVSELKRIFHAEDNSTMEKIITDALQECERAPSKGETKRCVGSAEDMIDFATSVLGRNVVVRTTENVNGSKGDVVVGAVKGINGGKVTQSVSCHQSLFPYLLYYCHSVPKVRVYEADLLDPTTKAKINRGVAICHLDTSAWSPTHGSFAALGSGPGRIEVCHWIFQNDLTWTIAD from the exons atgcagCAGCACAGAGAACTCAGCCTCGTGACTCTTCTCTCTCTGttctctatcttcttctctctcaat GTAGCTACGGCCAGCGCCGGTGCGAAATCCGTGGATGAAAACCCATTTTCGCCCAAGGCCTATCTGACCCGTTACTGGAACAAGGAGGTCCGAAACGACGCCGTTGGACCCTCGTTTCTGCTCTCCAAAGCCTCGCCATTGACTGCGGTGCAGTCCGCTAGTTTCACAAAGCTTGCTTCCCAGAATGCCCTCCAGACCAAGCTACCGGAGTTCTGCTCCGCCGCCAAGCTCCTCTGCTTCCCCGATTTGGGGCAGAGTCTGGAGAAGCACGAAAGAGACGTGAGTTTTACCGGCTACTCAGAACGGAATTTCACAAACTACGGCACGGATCGGCTCGCCGGAGCCGACAGCTTCAAGAACTACTCTCTCGACCAGAACTTGCCTATAGACTCATTCCGCCGCTACAGCCGCGACTCGGTGAACCACAAGGACAAGTTCAACAACTACGCCGCCGACGGCAACGTCATCGACGAGAGCTTCAACAGCTACGCCGCCGGGGCCACCTCCGGGGCCGGCGATTTCAAGAGATACGCCGACTCCACCAACGTCCCCAACCTCCGATTCACCTCCTACTCCGACGACTCCAACGGCCGGGCACAGACCTTCACCGGCTACAGCGAGAAAGCCAACGCCGGCCAGCAGAGTTTCACCGGCTACTCCAAAAACGGCAATGGGGCCCCGAACGCGTTCACGGGCTACGGAACCAGCTCCAATGTGGCCGGGTCGGACTTCACCGGGTACAGCCAATCCGGAAACGCACCAAACGACACGTTCACAAACTACGGCAACGACGAGAACAATCCTACCGAGAGGTTCAGGAGCTACGGCGACGGCGGCAATGGCGGGTCGGAGAAGTTCTCGAACTACAGAGACCAGGCCAATGTGGGTTTGAGCTCGTTCCAGTCGTACGCCAAGAACTCCAACTCCGAGAAGGTCAATTTCGTCAATTACGGGCAGAGTTTCAACAACGGGTCGGATTCTTTCACCGGGTACGGTAAAGGCTCCAAGGGCGGATCGACCGGGTTCAAGATCTACGGCGTCAACAACACTTTCAAGGATTACAAGGACAAAAAGACGACGAAGTTCACGGAATACTCGGCGGGTGAAAAGTCCAGTTTAGCCTCGAAAATGGCCGCCAGTGGCAGTTTGGTGAAAAGGTGGGTGGAGCCGGGCAAATTCTTCAGGGAGTCTATGATCAAAAAAGGAACTGTGATGCCATTTCCCGACATTAAAGATAAAATGCCCGAAAGGTCTTTTTTGCCCCGGACCATCTCCTCCAAATTACCTTTTGCCACCGCCAAAGTCTCCGAGCTGAAGAGGATTTTCCACGCCGAGGACAACTCCACCATGGAGAAGATCATTACCGACGCCCTGCAGGAATGCGAGAGGGCCCCCAGCAAAGGCGAGACGAAACGGTGCGTCGGCTCGGCCGAGGACATGATCGATTTCGCGACGTCCGTCCTCGGCCGAAACGTCGTCGTTCGCACCACGGAAAACGTCAATGGTTCGAAGGGCGACGTGGTGGTCGGGGCGGTTAAAGGAATCAACGGCGGGAAAGTCACGCAGTCCGTGTCTTGCCACCAGAGCTTGTTCCCTTACCTACTCTATTACTGCCACTCGGTTCCGAAAGTCCGGGTTTACGAAGCGGATCTACTGGACCCGACTACGAAGGCCAAGATCAACCGCGGCGTTGCCATCTGTCACTTGGACACGTCTGCTTGGAGCCCCACTCATGGATCCTTTGCGGCTCTGGGCTCGGGTCCGGGTCGGATCGAGGTCTGCCACTGGATCTTCCAGAATGACTTGACTTGGACCATTGCTGACTGA